Proteins encoded within one genomic window of Pedobacter africanus:
- a CDS encoding RNA polymerase sigma factor, translated as MAAYSAYTDQELATLLKEGDGMAYTEIYDRYWPLMFRHSRKMLRDDDEAIDVVQDIFTALWAKSAETVFTTSIRSFLYSATRNKVIDLINRNKVRTNYLANLQEFYDKGEFLTEDIIREKELINRIEMEVAKLPAKMRKIFELSRKHHLSYKEISEMTNVAEGTVKKQVHNAIKILRLKLHLVLVIGVGQVFLLLNKIFS; from the coding sequence ATGGCCGCTTACAGCGCTTATACTGATCAGGAACTGGCAACCTTATTAAAGGAAGGCGATGGCATGGCCTATACTGAAATTTACGACAGGTACTGGCCGCTGATGTTCAGGCATAGCCGAAAAATGCTGAGGGATGATGATGAGGCCATTGATGTGGTACAGGATATTTTTACAGCGCTTTGGGCCAAATCAGCTGAAACCGTTTTTACGACTTCTATCCGGTCATTCTTATATTCTGCCACACGGAATAAAGTGATCGACCTGATCAACAGGAACAAGGTAAGAACCAATTACCTGGCGAATCTTCAGGAATTTTACGACAAGGGTGAGTTTCTTACAGAAGATATCATCCGGGAAAAGGAACTGATCAACCGCATTGAAATGGAGGTAGCAAAACTCCCGGCAAAAATGCGCAAGATATTTGAATTGAGCCGTAAACACCATCTTTCGTACAAAGAGATTTCTGAAATGACCAATGTGGCTGAAGGCACAGTAAAAAAACAGGTGCATAACGCGATTAAAATATTGCGTTTAAAGCTCCATCTAGTACTGGTAATCGGAGTAGGCCAGGTATTTCTGCTGCTCAATAAAATATTTTCTTAA
- a CDS encoding DUF4136 domain-containing protein produces the protein MKRITLGVILLVSGMMWACSPITRVTGSWVDSGAKGKMLGGQTVFITSLTRNIKVRTELENGFTALLSQKNVRTVKGNEYFNPEFYKKIPPEKQLLSKIKNSGANYIMTISMIDKNSETRYVPGTRGYAPFPYYRWYGGFYSYYNYWGPMFYEPGYYVTDKTYFMETNLYDIDSNKLIWSAQSQTVNPGSIDNFVNTYPKVLVDQLVKDGLLPM, from the coding sequence ATGAAACGAATAACATTAGGCGTCATTTTGCTGGTAAGTGGGATGATGTGGGCTTGTAGTCCGATAACAAGGGTTACCGGATCGTGGGTAGATAGTGGTGCAAAAGGAAAAATGTTGGGTGGCCAAACGGTCTTTATTACATCATTAACCAGGAATATAAAAGTCAGGACTGAACTTGAAAATGGTTTTACAGCTTTGCTAAGCCAGAAGAACGTAAGAACCGTAAAAGGGAATGAGTACTTTAATCCGGAGTTCTATAAAAAGATACCGCCTGAAAAACAATTGTTATCAAAGATCAAAAATTCCGGCGCAAACTATATCATGACGATATCTATGATCGATAAAAACAGTGAAACACGCTATGTGCCCGGTACAAGAGGCTACGCGCCTTTTCCATATTACAGGTGGTACGGTGGTTTTTACAGTTATTACAACTACTGGGGTCCTATGTTTTATGAACCAGGTTATTATGTAACAGATAAAACTTATTTCATGGAAACCAATCTGTACGACATAGACAGCAACAAACTGATCTGGTCGGCCCAGTCGCAAACCGTTAACCCTGGTTCCATAGATAATTTTGTAAACACTTATCCAAAAGTACTGGTAGATCAGCTGGTAAAAGACGGCCTGTTGCCCATGTAG